The sequence cttacttgtagttcctagggtttgtaagagtagaatgggaggcagagccttcagctttcaggctcctctcctgtggaaccagctcccaattcagatcagggagacagacaccctctctacttttaagattaggcttaaaactttcctttttgctaaagcttatagttagggctggatcaggtgaccctgaaccatcccttagttatgctgctatagacgtagactgctggggggttcccatgatgcactgtttctttctctttttgctatgtatgcaccactctgcatttaatcattagtgattgatctctgctcccctccacagcatgtctttttcctggttctctccctcagccccaaccagtcccagcagaagactgcccctccctgaccctggttctgctggaggcttcttcctgttaaaagggagtttatccttcccactgtcgccaagtgcttgctcacagggggtcgttttgaccgttggggtttttctgtaattattgtatggctttgccttacaatataaagcgctttggggcaactgtttgttgtgatttggtgctatataaataaaattgatttgatttgagtccTGTAACTCCTTCACACTTTGAGTCCTGTTAACACCATCACACTTTGAGTCCTGTAACGCCTGTGTTGCTCCATCTGGTGGGACGTTTTTGTTTCTTGTGTTAACACCCGTTTCCATCTCGGCCATCAAGACCGTAACAGCACGTCTTACTACTTCTGTCGTTTTTCAGTGAAATATGGTTTGTCCACATTGACACCGTTTCTGGGAGCATCGTAGACCACAAATATAACGGCAGAGCGCCCTCTGTTGGAAATGAATAGGCACAAGACTAATgcagtccgtgtgtgtgtgtgcagcacaacaataataataacataattataacaacataataataataattattattataaactcCCTCTTTGAAGTCGCTGATTAGCAAACTGGAAGTGTCAGTTGGCATCAGAGGATTTGGATCAGCGGTTTTTTTTGTTGAACTTGACTTCAGCCTCCATCTGTTCTTCGTCTGTGTGATGACGCCACACAGCAACAACACAGAACAAAGGACACCACATccgccttcaaaataaaagcttccCCTCAGGTCTCTGACGCGGTTCTAGTCACATTTTACATGACACGTCACTTAGCGTGGCCTGCAAAATAAAAGCGGCAGCAAATATTCAAATATATATGTTAAAAAAACCTTTGTCCCTGTGAAGTTATGAAGAACTGTTCGATTTAAATTTGTAATTGATGAAACTTTGTTTCAGACGCTGTGTGGCTTTTACAAACTTTGTTGGCTTTATGATGGTCTTGTTTTGAAGGTCTCGGGCGGAAGCGCGCGGCTGCAGTGTCGGTCCCACTCTGCAGCCGGCTGCAGCCTCGCGGGACTCGGGACTCACTCGCTGCAGGACCGGTGGGACCGGAGTCGGGATGACGGAACCGGACTCTGCTCCTCACGGACGCCGTGACGCACCGAGCGCAGCGCGGCTCCGTGAACCGGATGCATAACTTCCTGTTAGTGGTCCCGAACTTGCTGGCTGGTTCCAGAACCACGACCCATGGACCCGGCAGGGTGCGCTGCCAGACCTGAGTGCGCTTATCGGATGTGTGGCTTCTGCTGCATCAGACTGGTTGTCAGTGATCAATAAATTTGATTGTTGGTGATTGGTAATCGAAGCCATGCTGCTGAGGTGCGGTCAGACCTCCTTACCCCTGCTGAGGCACACCGACGTGCCCCCGCGTGTCATCGAGAACTTCATCCTGAGCGGGTACCGCTTCCCCAACTACAGCCTGCTGGACTGCCTGCTGTCGGCCTTCAGGCCCACCAACGAGACTGGGAACTTCTGGACCCACTTCCTGCCGGTCTTTGTCTTCTCCTATTACTTCGTGGAGGTGTTTGGCTGGGACGGCGCCCCGCACGGCCACCAGCCCTTCTTCTACCCGCTCTGGACCTACTTCGTGGGCGTCTTCTGCCTGCTGATGGCGCGCAGCATCGCACACCTGCTCAACTCCATGTCCCTGGTGGCCCGGGAGGTCTGCTTCTTTGTGGACTACGGCACCATCAGCACCTACACCGTGGGCTCCTCGCTGGCTTATTACCACTACATCCACCCTCAGCCGGTCCTGACCCAGCCCCCCGGGGTCCACAACGGCTCCCTGACCAGTCGGGACCCGAGGCCTGCCGGACCTCTCCCGCCGCACTATGCAACCCCAAAACTGGCCATGTTCTTCCAGACCTTCTACATTCCATGCTCATGCACGGTAGCGATTATTTGCGTGCTGTCATGCTGCAACACGCGGCAGACGTGGCGGCAGCACCGTTACCTCATCCGCACACTGGTCTTCCTGCTACCGTTCCTCGTCTCGTCCACGCCCGTCTTCTATCGCCTTCTCACCGAGTCACCTTACTCGTCC comes from Thalassophryne amazonica unplaced genomic scaffold, fThaAma1.1, whole genome shotgun sequence and encodes:
- the LOC117505713 gene encoding membrane progesterone receptor epsilon-like, whose product is MLLRCGQTSLPLLRHTDVPPRVIENFILSGYRFPNYSLLDCLLSAFRPTNETGNFWTHFLPVFVFSYYFVEVFGWDGAPHGHQPFFYPLWTYFVGVFCLLMARSIAHLLNSMSLVAREVCFFVDYGTISTYTVGSSLAYYHYIHPQPVLTQPPGVHNGSLTSRDPRPAGPLPPHYATPKLAMFFQTFYIPCSCTVAIICVLSCCNTRQTWRQHRYLIRTLVFLLPFLVSSTPVFYRLLTESPYSSPSSSFAVSTSMPDLFYRHCLWLLLSALNITKVPERLAPGRFDIWGHSHQWFHCCTFLSILDELHMIQAEVRAILLCPARPLSPAHLPGPTAASTYGVMFLLQTTIVSIIAWFSWRANQIYRPQQDKLAKEHPKKCH